The DNA window AATGCTAAAACGATTTGAACCGTTAAAAATATACTTGTCATAAATCCTCTGTATCTTTAAAATTATGTGAAATTGTAGCAAGTTGATTTAAACAAAAAAGTTCTTTGTGTTATACTTTAATACCAACAAAAATAGAATTGAGAATTTTCATGAATTTAAAAAAAATTGCACATGTGAATTTGGCAAAAGGTTTTCGAGGCGGTGAAAGACAGACTGCGATTTTGATTGAAGAACTTTCAAAACTCGGCTATCAACAAGCTGTTTTTTTACGAGAGCAGAAGAGAGATATTTCACTAAAAAACTATTTAAAAAAGAGGGAAATTCCAAATTTAGAGTTTTTTGAAATTGCAAATCCATATTTTCATGGAATGGCACTTTTTCGAGGTTTCGATCTTCTTCATGCACACGAGACAAAGGCAAATCAACTCGCTACTTTTGTAAAGATGTTTCTGGGAATTCCTTACATTATTACCCGCCGAGTTCAGTTTGTTCCAAAAAACAATTTTTTTAATAAATATATGTATCAAAACTCTTCTAAAAATATTGTTTTGTCAAAAGCTATTGGAAATGATCTTTCTCAACTTTTACCAAATTTAAAAATGGAAATTATTCCAAGTGCCTATTCGGATGAAAATTTCGATGAGGTGGAAGATGTAAAATCTCAATATAAAAATAAAATTCTAATTGGGCATATTGGGGCTGTTGTTGATTCTCATAAGGGACAATGTACAATTTTAGAGACCGCAAAAATGATGAGTGAAAATAGGGACATTCACTTTTTACTTGTTGGCGGAGGAAAAGATTTAGAGAGTTGCCGAGAAAAAAGCAAAGACTTGAAAAACATTGAATTTGTAGGTTTTCGAGAAAATATTTTTGATTACTTAAAAGCTTTTGATATTTTTGTTTTTCCATCAAATCATGAAGGTCTCGGCTCAACACTTCTCGATGCTATGAAATTTGAAAAACCAATTATCGCTTCAGATGTTGGGGGAATTCCTGATCTAATTACAGATGGGCAAAATGGCTTTTTAATTGAGAAAGAGAACTCAAAAATGTTGAAAGAGAGAATAGAGACGATTTTAAGAAATCCTAATATTGGAAAAAAACTCTCTGAAAACTCAAAAGAGATAGTTGAAAATTTCTCACCAACAGAAATGACAAAAAAATATGACAAGATTTACAAGGAAATTTTAGGAAAAAAATGAAAAACATAATATTTGTATATGACAATTTAGAAAAAATTGAAGATTTGATAGAAATCTCATCAAACACGAGTGCAAACATAATTCTTACAAAAAGTTTGCAAAGTGGAATAAAGTTTAACAAGAGAGAAAAAGCAGACCTTTTTATCATAGATAGCAGTTTTCACTTTTCTGAAAATAAGATTGAACTTTTAAAAGAGCATTTAAATTGTATTAAGCCTCTTATTATTGAAAATAAAATTGATGAATTCAAAGATTTTTTTATATCGAAAAAGAAACTTATTGCGAATATTCGTAAATCTACAAAAATCTTAGATGAAAATCAGAAAAAATCTTTCCGAAAAACACCTGTTGTTTTTAGGAGCGAGGCAAAATTTAAAAATGAAATAAAAGCAGAGGTTCGTCGTGCAAAAAGATACAGATATCCGCTTTCTGTTGTTCTTTTTAAATATGAACTCGAAAAAGATATTGATGACTTGATTGAATATTTTAGTGGAAAAGTTCGAGAATTTGATTATCTTTGGGTGATTTCTGAAAATAAATTTGCGATGGTTCTTCCCCACACTGCTTGGAACGGAGCACAAATTCTCTCAAATAGACTTGTTAAACATGTTTCTGAAAAATACAATTTCAAGATATGTGCACTCAAAAATCAAATTCTCTCTTTTAAAAGAGTTGAAAATGATGAAACTTTTATTTTTCAAATCGATCATGCTATTGATAATGAGTTCCGAGAGATCAATCGTGAAATAGATTTTTATGTTTGGAAAGATGAGCTTTTTAATGAATTTGCTGAAGCAAAAACAATTCGTATTTTTAACAGATATAAGGGAATGCTTGTTTCTCATGATGCTGATATAATCTATATTAATGGAAGTTTGCATTTACACAATATTCGAGCAATCCAACAAAACATAATTGATAAAGAGAAAGTTACCTATTTTTACAGCTCTTCTATTGATAAAACAATTCGTGCTGGAATTGAATCTCTTCATAAAGAGAATCGTCATGCTGTTCTTTCAAGTTATGAAATTGTTGATCCTGTTTTTACCAAAACCAATATTGCAAAACTCTCTATTGAAGAAGATATTGATGTTTTTATCTATTTAGATGATAGCGATGAGGTTATCAAAACAAAACTTTACGAATTATCTCTTGATGATTTAACTGTTTTTTCTGAAACACAAACTCATCTTCAAGAAAATCAAGCGATTTATATTGAGTTTAGGATTTCAATCCGAGACAAAATCTATAAAATTGAGAGTAATAGCCACATTTTACAAGTGTAAATTGGCGATAATATCTCATA is part of the Thiovulum sp. ES genome and encodes:
- a CDS encoding glycosyltransferase (PFAM: Glycosyl transferases group 1), encoding MNLKKIAHVNLAKGFRGGERQTAILIEELSKLGYQQAVFLREQKRDISLKNYLKKREIPNLEFFEIANPYFHGMALFRGFDLLHAHETKANQLATFVKMFLGIPYIITRRVQFVPKNNFFNKYMYQNSSKNIVLSKAIGNDLSQLLPNLKMEIIPSAYSDENFDEVEDVKSQYKNKILIGHIGAVVDSHKGQCTILETAKMMSENRDIHFLLVGGGKDLESCREKSKDLKNIEFVGFRENIFDYLKAFDIFVFPSNHEGLGSTLLDAMKFEKPIIASDVGGIPDLITDGQNGFLIEKENSKMLKERIETILRNPNIGKKLSENSKEIVENFSPTEMTKKYDKIYKEILGKK
- a CDS encoding hypothetical protein (IMG reference gene:2508609801_SP), which produces MKNIIFVYDNLEKIEDLIEISSNTSANIILTKSLQSGIKFNKREKADLFIIDSSFHFSENKIELLKEHLNCIKPLIIENKIDEFKDFFISKKKLIANIRKSTKILDENQKKSFRKTPVVFRSEAKFKNEIKAEVRRAKRYRYPLSVVLFKYELEKDIDDLIEYFSGKVREFDYLWVISENKFAMVLPHTAWNGAQILSNRLVKHVSEKYNFKICALKNQILSFKRVENDETFIFQIDHAIDNEFREINREIDFYVWKDELFNEFAEAKTIRIFNRYKGMLVSHDADIIYINGSLHLHNIRAIQQNIIDKEKVTYFYSSSIDKTIRAGIESLHKENRHAVLSSYEIVDPVFTKTNIAKLSIEEDIDVFIYLDDSDEVIKTKLYELSLDDLTVFSETQTHLQENQAIYIEFRISIRDKIYKIESNSHILQV